The Pseudomonadota bacterium genome includes a window with the following:
- a CDS encoding TonB-dependent receptor has product MARRTLTRSVGAGASLSTAMVAAAGGVLFVAPQANAEIEEVTVTAERREESVQEVPVAVTAFSAEAVERLQIDDFEDLSLQIPNFSVNTFSKTRINPALRGGSSSLVSAGAEQAVGLFIDDVYYGGPADFAIELFDVERIEVLRGPQGTLFGRNTTGGLINVVTQDPGETLEGRLQAQLGSFGLNQVGAYVAFPIADDLAGSIAFQSRQRDGTSFNSVTGNDVDNVNRSAIRAKLLWTPADDLEFEFALSRSRADETGIARDAVSAESFVDLDVLADQNFMIDDDPRTVQQFSDGRYVSEQWVGSLHVTKEFDSLTFQSITSYRSFDADQEPISLGGVPTPVFAIADGRENEVLTQEFRVLSDTGGPFNWQAGTFLLRADETRFLNVITRWDESVAGGAFSAIFGCPDQTLEDFEAFIVTPACITNFPELFDENPFSIRENVVTTSYSFYADGGYRFSDQVQFTGGVRYTRDNKELNGETMGEFDWFWNPTPGRVVNDAEDSWDAVTWRAVLDYTPTEDLLFYASAATGFRSGAFDMAQSDPALVDLAVAPEDVISYEIGAKTRLFGNRVQLNVALFDATYENLQFFVNAVGSGGVATTTNAGEANVQGVEADLIWAMTDELTATVGFSAQDGTSKDIPPEAEIPEGTPPQGTIPLSYTIALDYRRDTPRGSFYAHADMLHRDEYSLEFIDNSIPQFRAGVDARVNANIGYQSNKGWAVELWATNLTNENIVIYGQDFWFSLYGPSLNDNPELFNASFGPRYAEPRLWGVSASYSFGGN; this is encoded by the coding sequence TCACGGCGGAACGTCGCGAAGAGTCGGTGCAGGAGGTGCCCGTGGCCGTCACGGCGTTCTCCGCCGAAGCGGTGGAGCGCCTGCAGATCGACGACTTCGAAGATCTCTCGTTGCAGATCCCAAATTTCAGCGTCAACACCTTCTCTAAAACGCGTATCAACCCGGCCCTGCGCGGCGGGTCTTCATCGCTGGTCTCGGCCGGCGCGGAGCAGGCGGTGGGGCTCTTCATCGATGACGTCTACTACGGCGGTCCGGCGGACTTCGCCATCGAGCTGTTCGACGTAGAGCGCATCGAAGTGCTTCGGGGCCCCCAGGGCACCCTGTTCGGTCGCAACACCACCGGCGGCCTGATCAACGTGGTGACGCAGGACCCGGGGGAGACGCTGGAAGGGCGCCTACAGGCGCAGCTCGGCAGCTTCGGGTTGAACCAGGTGGGTGCCTACGTTGCCTTCCCGATCGCCGATGATCTGGCGGGGTCCATCGCCTTCCAGTCGCGCCAACGCGATGGCACGTCGTTCAACTCCGTCACGGGCAACGACGTAGACAACGTCAACCGCTCGGCCATCCGAGCCAAGCTGCTCTGGACCCCTGCGGACGATCTCGAGTTCGAATTCGCCCTGTCGCGCAGCCGCGCGGACGAGACGGGCATCGCGCGTGATGCGGTATCGGCGGAGTCCTTCGTCGATCTCGACGTGCTCGCGGATCAGAACTTCATGATCGATGACGATCCGCGCACGGTGCAGCAGTTCAGCGACGGCCGCTACGTCAGCGAGCAGTGGGTAGGCAGCTTGCACGTGACCAAGGAATTCGATTCGCTGACCTTCCAGTCGATCACCTCCTACCGCAGCTTCGATGCAGACCAGGAGCCGATCTCGCTCGGCGGCGTGCCGACGCCCGTCTTCGCCATTGCCGATGGGCGCGAGAACGAGGTGTTGACCCAGGAGTTCCGCGTGCTGTCGGATACCGGCGGACCCTTCAACTGGCAGGCGGGCACCTTCCTCCTGCGGGCCGACGAGACGCGCTTTTTGAACGTGATCACCCGTTGGGACGAGTCCGTCGCCGGTGGCGCTTTCTCCGCGATCTTCGGCTGCCCGGATCAGACCCTGGAGGACTTCGAGGCCTTCATCGTCACTCCGGCGTGCATCACCAACTTCCCGGAGCTGTTCGACGAGAATCCCTTCTCCATCCGCGAGAACGTGGTGACCACCAGCTACTCCTTCTACGCGGATGGCGGCTATCGCTTCTCCGACCAGGTGCAGTTCACCGGCGGTGTGCGCTACACGCGGGACAACAAGGAACTCAACGGCGAGACCATGGGCGAGTTCGACTGGTTCTGGAACCCCACGCCCGGTCGCGTCGTGAACGATGCCGAGGACTCGTGGGATGCCGTGACCTGGCGTGCCGTCCTCGATTACACGCCGACGGAGGATCTGCTGTTCTACGCATCGGCCGCCACCGGGTTCCGCAGCGGTGCCTTCGACATGGCGCAGAGCGATCCGGCCCTGGTGGACCTCGCCGTCGCGCCGGAGGACGTGATCAGCTACGAGATCGGCGCCAAGACGCGCCTGTTCGGCAACCGTGTGCAGCTGAACGTCGCCCTGTTCGACGCCACCTATGAGAACCTGCAGTTCTTCGTCAACGCCGTGGGCTCGGGTGGCGTCGCCACCACCACCAACGCCGGTGAGGCCAACGTGCAAGGCGTCGAAGCCGACCTGATCTGGGCGATGACCGACGAGCTAACGGCCACCGTGGGCTTCAGCGCGCAGGACGGCACCTCCAAGGACATCCCGCCGGAGGCGGAGATTCCCGAGGGCACGCCGCCCCAGGGCACGATTCCCCTGTCCTACACGATCGCCCTGGACTACCGCCGCGACACGCCGCGAGGATCCTTCTACGCCCATGCCGACATGCTCCATCGCGACGAGTACTCGCTGGAGTTCATCGACAACAGCATTCCCCAGTTCCGCGCTGGGGTGGACGCTCGTGTGAACGCGAACATCGGCTACCAATCGAACAAGGGCTGGGCGGTGGAGCTGTGGGCCACCAACCTCACCAACGAGAACATCGTGATCTACGGCCAGGACTTCTGGTTCAGCCTCTACGGGCCATCGCTCAACGACAACCCGGAGTTGTTCAACGCATCCTTCGGCCCGCGCTACGCGGAACCGCGCCTGTGGGGCGTGTCAGCGTCCTACAGTTTCGGGGGCAACTGA